Below is a genomic region from Salinirussus salinus.
CCTACGAATCGGGCGGGTCCGTCTACTTCGACGTCACCGCCTTCGAGGACTACGGCAAGCTCTCGAACCAGCGCGTCGAGGAGATCAAATCCCAGGGCGAGGAGACCGGCGAGAAACGCCACCCCGCGGACTTCGCGCTCTGGAAGGCCGACGGCGTCGCCCCGGAGGACATCGCCGAGCACCGCCACGAGGGGGCCGCTCCCGCGGAGGAAGCCGTCGAGACCGCCCGGACCTGGGACTCGCCGTGGGGCGAGGGGCGGCCGGGCTGGCACATCGAGTGCTCGGCGATGAGCATGACCCACCTCGGCGAGACCATCGACATTCACGTCGGCGGCCAGGACCTGGTCTTCCCCCACCACGAGAACGAGGTCGCCCAGAGCGAGGCCGCCACGGGCGAGCAGTTCGCCCGCTACTGGCTGCACGTCCGGCTGCTGGACGCCGCCGACGAGGAGAAGATGTCTTCCTCGCTCGGTAACTTCGAGACCGTCGCCGAGGCCGTCGACCGGTACGGGCCGAACGTCGTCCGGACCTTCCTGCTCTCGACGGCCTACCACAGCGAGGCGGTCTACAGCACGGCGACGATGGCCGAGGCCCGCCAGCGCTGGCAGAGTCTCGAACGGGGCTACGAGCGGGCGGTCGAAGCCTGCGACAGCGTCGACGCGCGGACCACCGTCGACGACCCGACGCTCCGGGGAGCCGTCGACGGGGCCCGCGAGGACTTCACCGAGGCGATGAACGACGACTTCAACACCCGGCGGGCGCTCGCCGCGCTGGAGGAGCTCGTATCGGCGGTCAACGCCCACGTCGACGACCACGGGGAGTACGACTACCGCGGGCTGCGCCGGGCGGTCGAGGCCATCGAGGAGCTCGGCGGCGGGGTCTTCGGCCTCGAATTCGGCGACGGGGAGCCGGGCGGCGAGGTCTCGGTCGCCGCGGACCTCGCAGAGCTCCTGCTGGAGGTGCGCGAGCGCGAGCGGGCGGCCGGCAACTACGACCGCGCCGACGAACTCCGGGACGAACTCGAGGCGCTGGGCGTGGAGGTCCAGGACACCGACGACGGCCCGACTTACCGGCTATAGGCCGACCGCGAGCGGAACGAGCAACACCCCCATCAGCGACACCCGGCGGGCGCCGAACCGGGCGGGGACGAGTCCGACCGCGGCGCTGACGGCGAAGATTCCGACGCCGACGGCGCCGGCCAGCGCACCCACGACCAGGCAGAGCAGGGCGAGCACCCCCACGGAGATGTAGGTCTGGTCGGCGCGGTTGGCTGCCGCGAGGTAGCGGTCGCCGGCCCAGGGCACCAGCAGGAAGCCGACGGCCGCGGCGAGCGCGCAGCCGGCGAGCAGGAGCGGCAGGTTCAGCGGGACGCCCGCGCCGTCGAGCGCGACCAGCACCCCGGTGTGGGCGTCCCGGAGCGCGACGAGCGCAAAGAGAGCAAAAACCGTATTGGCGGTGTTGACGCCGCTGGTGACGACCACGTAGGTCCGCGGACCGCGGCCGGGCAGGACTGCAAGCGCCCCCACGGCGGCAACCCCGCTGGAGATACCGGAGATGTAGCCGACGATGGCGCCCGAGAGGGTACCGACCAGCGCGGTTCCCGCCAGTGCTCGCTTCCCGACAGTGACCGCGGCATCGGCCTGTGGCGGGACGCCGTCACCGCCCAGCGCCTCGACCAGCACCGGCGCGCCGAACAGGCCGGCGAAAAGCGGCGCGAGCGTCCCGCCGGCCGCGAGTCCGCCGGTCTCGAGGTCGAGGGTCGCGAGCCCGAGCAGGCCGCTGGCGCCGACCGCGAGTGCGGCACCGAGCCGGGCCCGCCAGCTTCGCTCCCCGACGACAAGGAGGACCGCGATGGCCCCCAGCACGAGCGGGAGGTGGGGTTCGAGCGCCGGATAGACTCGGGACATGACAGCGGTCACGGGGAGCGCGAGCGGGACCGCCAGCGCGATGGCGAGCCCGCTGCCCAGCGCCGAGAGCCGGAGCGCCTCCCGGCCCCGGCCCTGGATGACCAGGCGGTGGCCAGGGACCGCCGTCGCGGCCATCGCGGCGTCGGGCACGCCCAGCGCGAGCGCGGGCACCACGTCCAGGAAGGTGTGGACGACGCCGGCCGCGAGCATGGCCGCGCCGACGAAGCGGGGCGGCCCGGGGACGACCGGCACCGCGGCCGCCAGCAGGAGCGCGAAGTTGTTGGCGTGCAGGCCAGGAACGAGTCCGCTGACGGTGCCCAGCACAACACCCCCAAAGACAAACAGCAGGGCGGCCGCCGCCGTCCCCGGGTCCGTGACGACCGTGACACCGACGTCCATCCGGGCAGTCTGGCCCCGTCACCGGCCATAAGGCTACGGCTGGCTCGCCCGTCTCTCGACCGTCAAGACCCGACTGTGGACGGCGAGAGCGTGGACCGTCGCCAGCCGGCCCGGGGGAACGAAGAGGGAAGACGGCGACGTGGTGACGGCGCTGTCGCTGTCGGTCGACGGCGCCAAAAGAAATGTCGCGGGTTCAGCCGAACAGCTCGCCGAGGCCCTCGCCGGAGGCCTCCTCGTCGTCGTCGTCGCCGGCTTCCTCTTCCTCGGCCGCTTCCTCCTCGGCTTCCTCTTCTTCAGCCTCGGCTTCCTCCTCGGCCTCCTCGGCCGCGGGGGCCGCGCCGCCACCGCCGGTCGCGGCGGGGACTGCGGCGGCCTCCTCGACGGCCTCGTCGATGTCGACGTCCTCGAGGGCCGCGACCAGCGCCTTGACGCGGGATTCCTCCACGTCGACGCCGGCGGCCTCGAGCACGCCCGTCAGGTTGTCCTCGTTGATCTCCTCGCCCGATTCGTTCAGGATGAGTGCTGCGTATACGTACTCCATTGTTAGTCACCGAACATGTCTCCGAGGGCCTCGCCGGCGTCGCCGCCGTCGTCGTCATCGTCGTCCGCATCGGCTTCTGTGGCGTCGTCAGCATCGGCGTCGTCGGCGTCCTCGGTGTCGTCCGGTTCGGTCTCGGACGACTCGGTCTGGTCGTCAGCCTGTTCCACTTCCTCGACGCCCTGCAGCTCCTCGGGCAGGGCTTCGGGGTCCTCGACCCGCGCGGCGAGCGCGCGGACCTGACCGTCGGCCTTCCCGATGAGGTCGGGCAGGACGTCGGGGTCCTCGATGGCAGCCTGAATCCCCAGGCTCTTGGCCTCGCCGCTTGCCTTCCCCAGCAGGGCCGGCAGCGTCGACGCGGTCGGGAACTCCGCGTTGAGCGCGAGGTTGCGTCCCCGTGCGGCAGCGGCCTCGATGTCGGCGCGGTACTCCTCGAGGTCCAGTTCGAGGTCTTCGGGCTCGAAGAGCACGCCCTCGGCGACCACGCCGCGCAGGTCGAGCCCGACCTCCTTGGGCTCGATGCCCAGCTCCGAGAGGACGTTCGCGAGGTCAGCCGAGACCTCGCCGCCCGCTTCCAGGACGGTCGAGTCCTCGAGCACCTTGATCGACCCCTCCTCGATCCGGGCGTTCGCGCCGACGGTCTGCAGTTCGCCGACGAAGGGCCCGGGGTCCATCCCCGTGTCGCCCTCGGGGATGACGATGTCGTTGGGTGCGACTTCGCCCGCGTTGATCGGCGCGGAGGTCTTCGAGGCCTCCAGTTGCTGGTAGAGCCCGAAGGGGTTCTCGTTGGTGCCGACCAGGCCGACCTGGCCGCTCACGTAGCCCGGCAGCTCGTCGAGGCCGGCCTCCTCCAGGGCCCGCACCAGCAGGGTGTTCCGGGAGACCCGGATCTCGGCCGTGCCGTGCAGGTCACGGCGCATGTCCTGGAGCTGGCGGCTCGGGATGCCGGTGATGTCGATGACGCCGACGCTCTCGTAGCGCTCGAGGAAGTCGGCGATCTCGTCGACCTCTTCCCGTTTCCACTCGGGGATGGTCTCGGTCTTGCGCTCGCTCTCTGCGCTCATTGGGCCACCTCCACGGCCGGGCCCATGGTCGTCTTCACGAACACGGAGTCGACGTTCATCGGCCCCTTCTCGAGGTCGGCGTGGAGTCGCCTGATGATGACGTCGATGTTGTCGGCGATCTCCTCGGCGGACATGTCCTCGGCACCCACGCGGGTGTGGAACGTCCGCCGGTCGCCGCTGCGGACCTGCACGGAGTTTTTCAGCCGTTCGACCTGCTCGACGATGTCGTCGTCGGGGCTGACCGGCTCGGGCATCTTCCCCCGGGGGCCGAGCACGGTCCCCAGGTAGCGCCCGATGTCCTGCATCAGCGCCTCCTCCGCGAGGAAGAAGTCGGTCCGCTCGGCCAGGTCCTTGGCCGCGTCGTCGTCGTCACCGAGGTCGGCCAGCTCGTCGGGGCTGAGCACCTCGTCGGCGACCTCCTCGGCACGGACCGCGGTCTCGCCGTCTGCGAAGACCACGATCGACGTCTCCTGGCCGGTCCCCTCCGGCAGTACGATACTCTCGTCGATACGGTTCGATGGGTCGTCGAGGTCGATGTCGCGCAGGTTGACCGCGAGGTCTACCGTCTCACGGAAGTTCCGTGGTGGGGCATCCTCGAGTGCGCGCGAAACCGCCTCCTCTATGTCCTGGTCTGCCATTGTTCACCTCCGTAGTGCGCCGATGGCTCCTACGGGTCAGTGAAACAGGCCTGCGCCTGTCTCGTCCGTGTCCATGCCCACGCCGAATTTAAACCCGTCGAAGGCTCGTCGGCCCGTCTGCCGGAGAAACCGGCGGGTCGACGGGCCACAGAACCGACTGGCCGGGCGGAGACACCGAGGGTCGTCGCCGGCGGCTTACGCCGCCGCCTCCTCCGCAAACACACCGAAAAACTCCCTCAGGTCGCGTTTCGAGCCGTTCGAAGCCTACGCTGTCGCTTCGGCTTCGAAGACAGGACACCAGCGGACTCACACCGCTCGTCCGTCGAGCCGTCGCCTCGTCAGCGGCCTACGCGGCCGCTTCCTCGGCGAAGACACCGAAAACTCGCTTCGCTCGTTTTCGAGCGTTTGCGTCGTCGCCGGCGGCTTACGCCGCCGCCTCCTCCGCAAACACACCGAAACGCTCCTTCCAGTCGCGTTTCGAGCCGTTCGAAGCCTACGCTGTCGCTTCGGCTTCGAAGACGTCGTCGTACTCGCCGGCGTCGATCTTCTCTTTGAACTCCCGGGGGTTCTCGCCCTCGATGGTCACGCCCAGGGAGGTGCAGGTGCCGACGACCTCCTTGGCGGCGTTTTTCAGGTCGTAGGAGAGCAGGTCGGGGTGTTTCTGCTCGGCGATCTGACGGACCTGGTCGACGCTCAGGTCGGCGACGAAGTTCTCCTGGGGTTCGCCGCTGCCGGTCTCGAAGCCGGCCTCGTCCTTGATGAGCTCCGCGGTCGGCGGGACGCCCACCTCGATGGAGAAGGAGCCGTCCTCCTCGTACTCGACGGTGACGGGAACCTCGGTGCCGTCGAACGCCTCGGTCCGGTCGTTTATCTCCTGAACGACCGCCTGGACGTCCACCGGCGTGGGGCCCAGTTCCGGGCCCAGCGGCGGGCCGGGGTCGGCCTGCCCGCCGGGGACGAGTACCTCGATGGTTTCAGCCATACCATCAGGTCCGTCGGGGCGCGTTTAAGGATTTCTTTACGCGGCGGAGACGCCGGGGGACGCGGCGGCATCACGCGACCGTGACGCCGTTACGGGCCAGAAAGTCGGAGACGTCCTTGATCTCGACGGGGCTGCCAATGATGCGGACCCGCGAGTCCTCCTCCCGGACGGTGACGGTAAAGCGCTCCTCGAGGGCGCCGTCGAACCCGTCCATCGCCGCCCGCGGGAGGAGGATCTGCGTGCTGTCGCGGAAACGGGCCGCGTCTGTCATTGTCGGTGATCCCGTCGCTCGTCGTATTAGTGTATCGAAACAATCCGGGCTGGAGCGGACGGAAGCGCTTTTCCCCGCCGGCGGCCGACGGACAGTCGATGGGCCTCGAGGAGGAGATCGAGGAGCTCGAACAGGAGATCGCCGAGACTCCCTACAACAAGTCGACCGAGCAGCACATCGGCCGGCTGAAGGCCAAGCTCGCCGAAAAAAAAGAGAAGCTCGAGCGGCAACAGTCCTCCTCCGGCGGCGGCCCCGGCTACGCCGTCGAGAAGACCGGCGACGCCACCGTCGCGCTCGTGGGCTTTCCCAGCGTCGGCAAGTCCACGCTGCTGAACGCGCTCACGAACGCCGACAGCGAGACCGGGGCCTACGAGTTCACCACGCTGGACGTCAACCCCGGCATGTTGCAGTACCGCGGTGCGAACATCCAGCTTCTGGACGTCCCCGGCCTCATCTCCGGGGCGGCGAGCGGCCGCGGCGACGGCCAGGAAGTTCTGTCGGTGATCCGGACCGCCGACCTCGTCGTCTTCATGCTCTCCGTCTTCGAGATCCAGCAGTACGACCGCCTGCGCGAGGAGCTCCGGAAGAACAAGATCCGGCTGGACACCGAACCGCCCCGCGTCTCGGTCCGCAAGAAGGCCAAAGACGGCATCTCGGTCACCGCCAGCGTCGACCTCGACCTGGACGAGGAGACCGTCAAGGGCGTGCTCCGGGAGCGGGGCTTTGTCAACGCCGACGTGACCATCGGCGAGCAGGTGGACATCGACCGGCTGCTCGACGGCGTACTGGACAACCGCGTCTATCTGCCCTCCATCGTCACCGTCAACAAGGTCGACCTCATCGAGCGGGACTACCTCGACACCGTCCACGCGGAGCTGCGCGAGCGCGACATCGACCCCGAGGAGGCCGTCTTCATCAGCGCCGAACAGGAGAAAGGGCTCGACGCCCTCAAGGAGCGCATCTGGGAGGAGCTGGGCCTGATCCGTATCTACATGGACAAGCCCGGCCGGGGAGTCGACAAGGAGGAGC
It encodes:
- the cysS gene encoding cysteine--tRNA ligase, translated to MTLRVTNSLTGEREAFEPQDDEVLLYYCGLTTSDPAHLGHARGWVHVDVMHRWLEHLGYDVRHVENFTDVNEKIVARVGEAGDSEADVARSYIGSIIRDMRSLNLLRADVYPRVSESIREVIDLVETLVEKGYAYESGGSVYFDVTAFEDYGKLSNQRVEEIKSQGEETGEKRHPADFALWKADGVAPEDIAEHRHEGAAPAEEAVETARTWDSPWGEGRPGWHIECSAMSMTHLGETIDIHVGGQDLVFPHHENEVAQSEAATGEQFARYWLHVRLLDAADEEKMSSSLGNFETVAEAVDRYGPNVVRTFLLSTAYHSEAVYSTATMAEARQRWQSLERGYERAVEACDSVDARTTVDDPTLRGAVDGAREDFTEAMNDDFNTRRALAALEELVSAVNAHVDDHGEYDYRGLRRAVEAIEELGGGVFGLEFGDGEPGGEVSVAADLAELLLEVRERERAAGNYDRADELRDELEALGVEVQDTDDGPTYRL
- a CDS encoding tripartite tricarboxylate transporter permease translates to MDVGVTVVTDPGTAAAALLFVFGGVVLGTVSGLVPGLHANNFALLLAAAVPVVPGPPRFVGAAMLAAGVVHTFLDVVPALALGVPDAAMAATAVPGHRLVIQGRGREALRLSALGSGLAIALAVPLALPVTAVMSRVYPALEPHLPLVLGAIAVLLVVGERSWRARLGAALAVGASGLLGLATLDLETGGLAAGGTLAPLFAGLFGAPVLVEALGGDGVPPQADAAVTVGKRALAGTALVGTLSGAIVGYISGISSGVAAVGALAVLPGRGPRTYVVVTSGVNTANTVFALFALVALRDAHTGVLVALDGAGVPLNLPLLLAGCALAAAVGFLLVPWAGDRYLAAANRADQTYISVGVLALLCLVVGALAGAVGVGIFAVSAAVGLVPARFGARRVSLMGVLLVPLAVGL
- the rpl12p gene encoding 50S ribosomal protein P1, which gives rise to MEYVYAALILNESGEEINEDNLTGVLEAAGVDVEESRVKALVAALEDVDIDEAVEEAAAVPAATGGGGAAPAAEEAEEEAEAEEEEAEEEAAEEEEAGDDDDEEASGEGLGELFG
- a CDS encoding 50S ribosomal protein L10, which gives rise to MSAESERKTETIPEWKREEVDEIADFLERYESVGVIDITGIPSRQLQDMRRDLHGTAEIRVSRNTLLVRALEEAGLDELPGYVSGQVGLVGTNENPFGLYQQLEASKTSAPINAGEVAPNDIVIPEGDTGMDPGPFVGELQTVGANARIEEGSIKVLEDSTVLEAGGEVSADLANVLSELGIEPKEVGLDLRGVVAEGVLFEPEDLELDLEEYRADIEAAAARGRNLALNAEFPTASTLPALLGKASGEAKSLGIQAAIEDPDVLPDLIGKADGQVRALAARVEDPEALPEELQGVEEVEQADDQTESSETEPDDTEDADDADADDATEADADDDDDDGGDAGEALGDMFGD
- a CDS encoding 50S ribosomal protein L1, producing the protein MADQDIEEAVSRALEDAPPRNFRETVDLAVNLRDIDLDDPSNRIDESIVLPEGTGQETSIVVFADGETAVRAEEVADEVLSPDELADLGDDDDAAKDLAERTDFFLAEEALMQDIGRYLGTVLGPRGKMPEPVSPDDDIVEQVERLKNSVQVRSGDRRTFHTRVGAEDMSAEEIADNIDVIIRRLHADLEKGPMNVDSVFVKTTMGPAVEVAQ
- a CDS encoding 50S ribosomal protein L11, giving the protein MAETIEVLVPGGQADPGPPLGPELGPTPVDVQAVVQEINDRTEAFDGTEVPVTVEYEEDGSFSIEVGVPPTAELIKDEAGFETGSGEPQENFVADLSVDQVRQIAEQKHPDLLSYDLKNAAKEVVGTCTSLGVTIEGENPREFKEKIDAGEYDDVFEAEATA
- a CDS encoding VNG_1110C family protein, with protein sequence MTDAARFRDSTQILLPRAAMDGFDGALEERFTVTVREEDSRVRIIGSPVEIKDVSDFLARNGVTVA
- a CDS encoding OBG GTPase family GTP-binding protein gives rise to the protein MGLEEEIEELEQEIAETPYNKSTEQHIGRLKAKLAEKKEKLERQQSSSGGGPGYAVEKTGDATVALVGFPSVGKSTLLNALTNADSETGAYEFTTLDVNPGMLQYRGANIQLLDVPGLISGAASGRGDGQEVLSVIRTADLVVFMLSVFEIQQYDRLREELRKNKIRLDTEPPRVSVRKKAKDGISVTASVDLDLDEETVKGVLRERGFVNADVTIGEQVDIDRLLDGVLDNRVYLPSIVTVNKVDLIERDYLDTVHAELRERDIDPEEAVFISAEQEKGLDALKERIWEELGLIRIYMDKPGRGVDKEEPLVLREGDTVDDACHKLGGSFEERFRFARVTGPSAKHDEQQVGRDHELADEDVLRIVTRK